The nucleotide sequence TCCTCCAAAAGGAATGGAATTAGGCCAATCTTATTCTTTTTGGCAAGATCTGGAAATATATCCCTGAATTCGCTCGTATAATCCTGACCCATATTGGGGGGAATTTGCATTCCGGCCAGAATAATGGTCGTATTGGGATTTTTTTGTTTCACTACATCTATAATTTCCTGTAAGTTCCTACGGGTTTCTTCCAATGATATGCCACGTAAACCGTCATTGGCCCCAAGTTCCAATACAAAAACGTCTATGTCTGAATTAAGCACCCAGCCAAGTCTGTTTTTGCCACTGGCCGTAGTTTCGCCACTTAAACCGGCGTTCACTACTTTATAGGCCAACTGAAGGGAATCTACCTTCTCTTGGATCAAAGCGGGAAACGCTTCATTGGGGTCCAAACCCATACCCGCAGTAAGACTATTCCCAAAAAACAAAATTACCTTGCTTTCACTCTTGGTTTCAAGCTTGCTTTCAACGGCATTTTCCTTTTTTCCTTCAGCATCGGCCTTCTTGGTGGCCATATTTCCGCAAGAAGTGAAAAAAATGATTAATAAATAAGAAAATCTTAACAAGGTTCGCATGGGATATAGGATTAAAATCAAAATCATTTCAGTATTTTGCCTACTTGGGAAAATCATGAAATAAAAATTATATGGCAAAGATATTAAACGTAGACAATTTAGGGAAAATCTATACTAGTGGCTCTAAAAAACTTACGGTATTGCAAGATATTACCTTTAACGTGGAGGAAGGGGATACTTTTTCCATTGTAGGCCCTTCCGGAAGCGGTAAAACCACGTTGCTCGGTATATGTGCGGGTCTGGACCAGCCAGATTCGGGTACGGTAACCTTATGCGGAACGGAATTAGGGAGTTTAAACGAAGATGAAAGGGCCATACTGCGCAATAGGAATATAGGATTTGTTTTTCAGGATTTTCAGTTACTGCCAACACTTACCGCTTTGGAGAATGTGGCCATTCCGTTGGAATTAAGAGGAGATAAAAACGCCATGAACAATGGGATGGAACTACTGGAGAAGGTAGGCCTTCAAAATCGATTCCATCATTACCCATCCCAACTCTCGGGTGGGGAACAACAGCGCGTTGCCTTGGCCAGGGCATTTTCCAATAAACCTTCCATATTATTTGCCGATGAGCCTACCGGTAACTTGGATGCGGAAACAGGGGAAAAGGTGATTCAACTACTCTTTCAGTTAAATGCGGATGCCGGTACTACCTTGGTTATAGTTACCCACGATTTGGAATTGGCGGCCAAAACAAAACATATATTAAGATTAAAAGGTGGTAGGATTATTGCCAACCAAGAAACAACAGCATTGTGAACGGATATAACAGCACTTCAAAGTCCGGGTTCCTATGGCTTCTAAAAATGGCATGGCGAGATGGAAAGGCGAGTAGAAGGAAACTTTTTCTTTTTATGGCTTCGATTATTATGGGGATTGCCGCAGTAGTCTCTATCCAGTCTTTTGGCGATAATCTTAAAAAAAATATTTCCTTACAGTCCAAATCCCTAATGGGTGCCGATTTTATAATCGATAGTAGAAACCCACCAAATGAAAGGGTAGAAAAAATATTGGATTCCCTTGGGGGGGCCAATGCCAAAGAAATAAATTTTCCTTCCATGGCGGCTTTCATAAAAACAGGAGCTTCCAAATTGGTACAAGTTCGTGGGATTGAAGGAGGATTTCCTTTTTACGGTATACTAGAAACAGTACCAATATCAGCAGCGGATAACTACCAACAAAATGGTGGAGCCTTGGTAGATGCTACGGTTATGCTGCAATATAACCTACAAGCAGGGGACAGTATTAAAATAGGGGAAGTTACCTTTCCAATTTCCGGGTCATTGAAATCGATACCCGGTAGCTCAGGCCTGTTCAGTTCTGTAGCTCCTCCCGTGGTGATTCCCTACAGATTTATCAAAGAAACTGGACTGATACAGAAGGGTAGTAGGCTGGATTACGAATATTATTTCTTTCAACCAGATACAGATCTGGAAGCCCTGGATAAAAAATTGGATCCCATATTGGATGCCGAGGGCGCCGATTTGGATACCCACACCTCTACGAGTGCCAATTTGGGCCGCAGATATGGGAATTTTGGAAAATTTCTTAATCTGGTCGCTTTTATTGCCCTCCTTCTGGGCTGTATTGGCATTGCAAGCGCCATTAATATTTATATAAAGGAAAAATTGAGATCGGTAGCGGTTCTAAAATGCTTAGGAGCAACCAAAAAACAAACTTTCTTAATTTATTTACTACAAATTGCAGTGCTTGGATTGATTGGGGGAGCTATAGGTACCGTATTCGGTATAATTCTACAGCAAATATTCCCTTTGCTTCTGGGAGACCTACTACCCGTGGATGTGCAATTGTCCTTGGCGCCGAAGGCAATAGCCATGGGACTTCTATTGGGTCTCTTTATGTCCATTCTTTTCGCCCTTTACCCTTTAATGGGCACCTTGTACGTTTCGCCACTTCAAGCATTAAGAGTACAGGAAGTGGATAGTTCAAGGTCTAGAAAGGGACTTATTTTGGTCTCCCTGGCTATTCTGACCTTCTTATTTCTTTTTTCATATTGGTTATTAAAGGATTGGAAATATTCCTTGTCATTTGTTGCAGGCATTGTGGTAACCTTTGCCATAATGGCCGGTTTGTCCGCATTTGCCATGAAGGCTATAAAAAAATACTTTCCAACTTCTTGGGGCTTTACAGCCCGTCACAGTTTATCCAACCTTTTTAGGCCGCAGAACCAAACCCTGACCTTGGTCTTGGCAATTGGCATAGGCACCTTTTTGATCAGTACCCTATATTTTACCAAAGACTTCTTACTGGCCAAATCTTCCATGGGAACAGATGCCAATAGTCCCAATATAATTCTTCTGGATATTCAGACAGAACAGAAGGAAGCGGTTGCCAATACCATAAGGCGCGACGGTCATCCCGTATTGACGGATATCCCAATTGTTACCATGAGGGTAAATAGCATAGAGGGGAAGTCTGTGAACGAAATTAGAAAGGATACTACTTCCACAATTAATCAGTGGATATTGAACCATGAGTTCAGGGTAACCTATAGGGATAGCCTTATTTCCTCGGAAAAATTGGAATTTGGGGAATGGGTCAACAAAGTAACTTCCATGGAGAAAATACCTATTTCCGTGAGTGATAATTTTGCAAGGGATGCGAAGGTGGAAGTGGGGGACAAGCTAAGCTTTAATGTACAGGGGGTAATCATGAATACTGTGGTAGCCAGCATTAGAACCGTGGATTGGGGCAGGATGCAGTTAAACTTTTCCGTTGTATTTCCCTTGGGTATTTTGGAAGAGGCCCCACAATTTACAGTGCTCACAACTAATGTACCTGATGAAAGTGCATCGGCAAAGCTACAAAAGGAACTTGTAAAGGTATTTCCCAATGTATCCATACTGGATATACGACAGATCTTGGTGGTAATTGAGGGCTTGCTGGACAAAATTTCATGGATTATTAATTTTATGGCATTTTTCAGCATACTTACGGGAATAATTGTGCTAATGGGTGCGGTAAGGACCAGTAAATATCAGCGCATACGTGAAAGTGTGCTACTAAGGACTATTGGAGCCAAGAGTAATCAAATTCTTAAAATAGTGGCCTTGGAGTACCTTTATTTGGGTGTTTTGGGAGGTTCATCCGGAATTTTGCTGTCCTTGGTAAGTAGTCAATTACTAGCTTTCTTCGTATTTGAATCGGCTTTTACACCTTCGTTATTTCCATTTTTAGTGCTGTTCCCAGGAATTACTTTACTGGTCTTACTGATAGGGTTAACGAATAGTAGAAGTGTTATAAAAAGTCCACCATTGGAAGTATTGCGTAAGGAAGCTAGATAGCCGTTTTACCCCTTAATTATTATTAGTTAGGTAGATAAAGGGCTTTTGCTTTGGCAAGGTCCGTTTTTGAGTGATGTCCAATCTCCAAAAAATATTCCAATTGCCATTTTTGAGTAGATTGAGCTGTTTTGTTGGTAGGTAGGGACCAAGGGGGATAAACCCTAAAACCTCGTTTCCCTTCGTTTTTCCTATGGGAAACTATTCCTTTATCCATTAGTGTGGCTTTAGGAAATACGAATTGTCCTAAATGTGGTCCCTCTTGGACATTTATCACGAATAAATCTGCCTTATCGGACTCTTCATATGGCGTTGTTTCACCATCCGTATTTCTTTTCCATAAGGTTACGAATTGTCCAATTTTTTTTGGAGTGATTTTAGCCTTTCTTGATACAACATATAAGGCATTCAATTGAAATGAAGAAGCTTCATATTCTTTACTTTCCTTTTCCCGTACATGGTTTGATACCTTTAGGCCACAGAGCGAATAGACTTCTTCCAGTATAGTAGTAAAATAGGTATTTGATGTCATATTCATTTTGATAATTCACTTCAAATTGCAGCTAAATTAGTAAGCATTTTAATATACTAAATATTGTTTTCGGCTAATTTAAGTCTTTCGGCTTCCCAACCATAATCCACATATTCCCAAGAAAAATCATTTCCACTTATTTTAATTTTTACAAAGCCTTCCTTGGTATTGTGCCTTCTTCCTTTCCAACCATTGCCTGCAATGGAGCCTCCCGTTAAAAAATGAAATCGATCGTTGATGAATCCGTATTCCTTCCAATGTATATGTCCCTGTAGAACCAGCTTTAAATTATGCCCTTCAAGGATCTTAAATACATCCGAAGCATTGTTCACTGTTCTACTACCTTCGCTACCGTTTAATTGGGAATAGGTGCAGATCATGGGAATATGGGTGGTAATGATAATTGGAGTGCTTTTATCCAGCTTTGCAATATCTTCCTTTAACCATTCCAACTGTTTTTCATGAAAGATACCCTGATATCTTTTGTTTTCGGTTACGTCCAAGGAGTTGAGAGTTATAAAATGCCACCCTTTATGATCAAAAGAATAGTAAGTGTCCCCAAAATGTCTTTCCCACATACCGTATTTATAATCTGGATGATCTTCAGATTCGGGACTTTCTTCATAGATGGCAAATAAATCGTGATTGCCGATGCAGTTATAAACGGGCATATTAAAGCCCTTGCTCATATCTTTATAAAGAGTAAACAGGGATTCACTTTGGTCAAAATTCCCGCGCATGGTGTCATATACGAGATCCCCTCCGGTAATTACAAAATCGGGATTCAATTTATTTACCTTGTCTATGGCCATCTGAAACCCCTTGGGCGCATTCATTTCCGGTTTTATGTGTATATCCGTTAGAAATGCGAATTCGAAAGAATCTCCATTTTCTTCTGTTGCTTCCTTTTCACTTGAACCTTGACAGGAAATCTGGGTAAATGGTATGGCTACAGCTGCCAAGCCCGATTGAAGCAAAAACTTTCTTCTGCCGCCTAAATCTTTTTTTTTGTCCTCCATGACCTACTTTTTATTTAATTCATCTTGGTTTATAATCCATATCTCGGAAACTTGGGACCCCCTTTCTCCCTGACCACAGCTCCATTCCAGTTCCAGTATACCGTCCTCTAAGGTTTTGTTAGGAACCTTAAACTCGTAGATAGGTTGGTCACCTGTAGTAATGAAGTCATGTATCATAATGTTCTCTGCCATTAATCTAATTTTTGAACGAAAGCGCCCTGTATAACCCACCCTAATTAAATAGGAGCCTTTGGGATCCAAATCAGGATACACCATTTTTAAAGGTTCATCATATAAGGCCGTAACTTGGTTCATCCAAGATAGTGGCGTTGTATGGCCGTCAAAGCCTACAGCCGTTATCTCATGTACCCATTCTTCACCTCTTAGACCTACCCCAAAACCGACCCTTGGCGATTTTAATCCACCTGGATCTTCTTCATAACTATAATTGGAAACTACCCTGTTCCAACTTGCTGGTGTCCCAAAATTATCATAATATCCACCGGGACCCGGGTTGTTCCGCTCCAATAAATTGGCTATTGCCTTCAATTTATCAGCTTCATCTCCATTTTTTTCGATTAAGGAAAGTTGGTCTATCAGCCACATACCGTCATTCAAAGGCACATCAATATTATCTATAAAATTTCCTCGCCCAGCAGCCGCAAAGTGTTTTCCCACGGTTAATTGGGCACCTATACTTTCAAACAGATCATTGGCCAAGGCATAACATCTGTTTTTCCATTCGGACATAATTGGTTGCTGTTTGGCCTTATATAAGGTTTTCATAGCTTTTTCTATAGCATCAATTGTACCTATAACTTTGGCTGTCGACAATATTTCCCTTGCCTGCTGCTCCAATTCCGTCTCATAAATCAATCGTCTATATTGATAAGCGTCGAAATAGGCTCTTATGAGTCCCATTTGAAAACGGTAATTACCTAAAACTTCCTTTGTCGCATTCTTTTCCAGATTCTGCCACTGCTGCAAGGTTCTAATTACCCCATCGTTGGTAAGTAATGGACCTTGAAGGTTTTTTTCCAAGGCCATTAATCCATGGGAAACTGTCTCTTTATAATTGGGGCCAATAAAATAGCGAGCATAATCCCGCAAGGTTTCCATAACGGGTGTTTTTGGATCCCAATCCTGATCGCTCCATATCATTTTATTAACATCGTCATTGGTGCCTTCGGAATAACTTATACTTCCCTGGGCATATTGGTCAAAGGCGTTATGAATTATTTTCTGGTCATTGGGCCTAGGATTTATACACTCCCTCCCCAAGGTAATGGCATAGGCCAGATCCCAATGTGGAATGGGATATTGGCTGCTAAGACTATGGGTTATATCCGGGTACCTTCGTATCGGAATTCCTGGATTAAGGCGTTCCCTAATTTCTTTAATCGGCGTTTTTATCCAAGGTCCAAATACAATGCCACCAAACCACGGGTACTCTTTGTTTACATGTTCATAAAAAGTTTCGAACCAGGCATTTGTGGGCCTAAAAACCTGAGGGGAAACCCATATTTTGGCGTTAGGATGGTATTCATGCAGCACTTTGGCTTCCTTTTCCAACCAGCTGAACAATTCATCCGGCTCCAAATCCCCTGGATCTCCACCTGGGACAAATAGTGCATCCAATCTGGGCACGGCTTTGAATACCTTACGGCGCTCCTCAATTTCCAACTTCAATGAGTCGGGACTTGTATAGTCCGACCCCAAATTGGGATACCACATCCAAACATCCATGCCATATTTATCACATATTTTGGATTGTTCCACAATCATTTCGATAGCTGGAATCTTCATATGAACACTGGTGAAATCATCATCGGTACGGGGAGGCATTATTTCAATACTATTGGCTCCAAAAATTGCCAGATCCCGAATATAATCATCAAATTGCTCCACAGAAAATGCGTCATAGGAATTGGTCTTTGGCCGGTAACCCAATTGGTGACCACGTATGGGATATGTCGGACTGGAAGCAATATTCAGATCAGATGGTAACAATATTTGGCCCTGGGACAATTCCAATTTCCTTAAAAGTTTTCCAATCCCATATAGTACCCCTCTGGAATCGTACCCCACCACGAGGACTACATTTTTTTCTGAAACTACGGCCAATTTATAACCTTCCGCTTTTATGTCTGGCATAGTGGCCAATAGCTGCTTGTATTCCAATGGAAATTTATCAAGGCCCGTTTGGAGTCCAATAACCACAGCACTTTGGGTTTTATTCGAAAATTTGTTGCCTTTTGTTAGGGTAATACTGCTCCTTTTACTTATTTCCTCCTGTAAAACGGTGATGGCATTTAACACTAATGGATCCTTTTTTTCCAAGCTGATTATTTTAGCCTGACCCAAATCGATCATTTGTCCGAAAAGGGAAGATGGATAAATCAAAATAAACAGAATTAAGAATAAGATTGATTTAAAAATTCTGTTCATATAAATTAATTTAATTATCTAATAATCAGTTATTTAATATACATTTCCTTATTCCTAAATTGCCAAATCGCTGCCAGTGGACAAATTGTGGCTATCGCCTACAGCCTTTTTAATATTACTTAGATCCTCTGAAAGTTTCTGACTAAATAGGCGCATATCCGAACTGTGCAAGACAATATTGGCTCCTTCCTTTACCCATTTAATTTGATACTCCGGATGGGCGGGAAAATGTATTCCTGCAGCAAGCCCTTTTGCCCTTGCCTTGTGTATTATTTCTTTAACAGTCTTTTCAAAATCATGGTGATCATATTGTTCCGGTAGTCCCATATTTATGGAAAGATCATGTGGGCCTATAACGATGCCGTCCAAGCCAGGAACACTAAGCAGCGCGTCCAATCTCTGTACCGCTATGGTACTCTCTATATTTATCAAACATAGGCTGTCCTGATTGAAGTTGTCCAAATAAGATTTCAGTACTGGCGATAATTCCTCTTTTCCGGTTAGTATATTCTCAAGTCGTTCTCCCTTCAAGGGCCTATATTTAGTGGCACCCACCATCTGCTGTACTTGACCAATATTTTCAATATAAGGCGCAAGAACCCCCACAGCCCCCGCATCTTTGGCCATACATGCCGCATAGGGGTCGGGACTTGGTAGACGAACAATCGGAGACATCCCATGAGCACTATATACCTGACATAAAAAGGTAAGTTCCGTTCTATCCAAGGGTACATGTTCCGTATCCAGAAAAACAAAATCCAAGCCAGTGCCCTTTACTACCTTGGACCAAATGGGAGAGGTGGATAAAATACAGGTCCCGTAGATATTTTGGCCGCTGTTTAGTTTCTGTTTGAGGTCAAGTGCCATTGGTTAGTATTTAGTGTTCCTTATATAGGGATATAAGATTAATTGTTCACCACATTAATGGGACTACCCTTTAAAAAAGCTTCTAAATTTTCAAGGGCCGTATTCAACAACCTGTCCCTAGACTCTTTTGAAGCCCAGGCAATATGTGGCGTTATGATACAGTTATTGGCGTCTAATAATGGATTGTCCTTATCAATAGGTTCTTTGGATACTACATCCAGTGCAGCACCGGCTAATTTTCCATTGTCCAAAGCTTCCTTCAAATCTTGCTCTACGATCAATTGACCACGCGAGGTATTTATAATCATGGCGCCGTGCTTCATTTTGGAAATATTGGAAGCATTTACAATACCTTCGGTTTCTGGAGTAAGTGGACAATGTAAACTTATCACATCCGATTTGGCCAGTAGTTCCTCCAAATCAACCTGCTTACAAGTGCTGCTCTCCAGTTCAGGTTTCTTTCTACTCCCGGAAGTCAATATATTCATTCCAAATGCCTGGGCCAATTTGGCAGTAGCTTGCCCTATTCTCCCGAAACCAATAATGCCCATAGTTTTGCCGTCCAATTCTATAAGCGGATAGTTCCAAAAACAAAAATCCTTGCTTTTGGACCATTCCCCCTCCTTAACGGCACGATTGTGTTCCCCGACGTGATGGCACATTTCCAAAAGGAGTGCCATAGTCATTTGCGCCACGGCAGTGGTTCCATAGCCGGGCACATTGGTTACCACTATGCCTAAGTCTTTTGCGGCATCCACATCCACTACATTGTAGCCTGTGGCCAACACCCCGATATATTTTAATGAAGGTACCTTATCCAAAACCTCTTTGGGCAGAGGTGTCTTATTTGTAAAAATTATCCCTGCATCCCCTATGGCATTTATAATTTTATCGTTGTCATATTCAGTTCGATCATAGATGGTAAGTTCTCCAAATTTTTTAAGTTTCTCCCAGCTAAGATCTCCTGGGTTTAAGGTGTATCCGTCTAGAATAACAATTTTCATATTTTATGCTCTTATTAATATTTGCATGCGAATATTACTTCACAAAAATGGTCCTATGCCTTATAAATTGGACCTTAAATTACTACAGAATTTAATTTTTATTTCCGTAAAACAACCAACTTTTATATAAACTATACATTTAAGTAAATTACACCAAACAACTGGTAATTAATTATTTTATTAAATAATCTATATTTTGAAAGACAGAAGCGTTTTTACCACAACGCCCAACACTTGTCCAATAAAAAATACAATCAAAGACCGAGGGTGATTGAAAAGTTGTCAGCGCCAACTCTTCAATATGTTTAGCTTTTTTTAAGCCTAATCAATCCCACCAACCTACCAAAGAACACTTAAGGTTTCCTACAAATATAAAATATATCGCAAGGGTTTACTAGCCTATATATTATCGAATTCAGATTAAATATTGACTTTCCCGCATTATAATCCCTATTGCCCTTGAAAGCTGTCCAGTTTTACAACTTCAGCTATTCCAATAGCAGAGAAAATTGCAAGACTTCTTTCCTGCAAAATGATTCCTTCTTGGTCCAAATGCATCAGTTTTTCAACTATTTATATCATTTACGCGGAAAAGGATAATTTTTTTAATCTCTTTTTAAGATATTAGAGGAATATTCATAGCCATATAATCAACCTAAACTTGAATTAAACCATGAAAAAGCTAGCCATTTACATGTTTTTGGCAGTATTGCCCCTCTATGCCAATGGTCAGGCCATTAGTTATAAGACCATAGAAAATGTTTATTACTATGATTCACAAACAGTAGGACAGACTACTTATATGAAAGAAAAAAATCTTTTGGATATCTATCATCCGGAAGGGGATCAGAAAGTACCTGTGGTTATATGGTTTCATGGAGGAGGATTAACGGCTGGTCAAAAAGAAATTCCATCTGCTTTAAAGGAAAAAGGATTTTGTGTAATTGGAGTAGGATATAG is from Arenibacter algicola and encodes:
- a CDS encoding alpha-glucuronidase family glycosyl hydrolase yields the protein MNRIFKSILFLILFILIYPSSLFGQMIDLGQAKIISLEKKDPLVLNAITVLQEEISKRSSITLTKGNKFSNKTQSAVVIGLQTGLDKFPLEYKQLLATMPDIKAEGYKLAVVSEKNVVLVVGYDSRGVLYGIGKLLRKLELSQGQILLPSDLNIASSPTYPIRGHQLGYRPKTNSYDAFSVEQFDDYIRDLAIFGANSIEIMPPRTDDDFTSVHMKIPAIEMIVEQSKICDKYGMDVWMWYPNLGSDYTSPDSLKLEIEERRKVFKAVPRLDALFVPGGDPGDLEPDELFSWLEKEAKVLHEYHPNAKIWVSPQVFRPTNAWFETFYEHVNKEYPWFGGIVFGPWIKTPIKEIRERLNPGIPIRRYPDITHSLSSQYPIPHWDLAYAITLGRECINPRPNDQKIIHNAFDQYAQGSISYSEGTNDDVNKMIWSDQDWDPKTPVMETLRDYARYFIGPNYKETVSHGLMALEKNLQGPLLTNDGVIRTLQQWQNLEKNATKEVLGNYRFQMGLIRAYFDAYQYRRLIYETELEQQAREILSTAKVIGTIDAIEKAMKTLYKAKQQPIMSEWKNRCYALANDLFESIGAQLTVGKHFAAAGRGNFIDNIDVPLNDGMWLIDQLSLIEKNGDEADKLKAIANLLERNNPGPGGYYDNFGTPASWNRVVSNYSYEEDPGGLKSPRVGFGVGLRGEEWVHEITAVGFDGHTTPLSWMNQVTALYDEPLKMVYPDLDPKGSYLIRVGYTGRFRSKIRLMAENIMIHDFITTGDQPIYEFKVPNKTLEDGILELEWSCGQGERGSQVSEIWIINQDELNKK
- a CDS encoding ABC transporter ATP-binding protein, which translates into the protein MAKILNVDNLGKIYTSGSKKLTVLQDITFNVEEGDTFSIVGPSGSGKTTLLGICAGLDQPDSGTVTLCGTELGSLNEDERAILRNRNIGFVFQDFQLLPTLTALENVAIPLELRGDKNAMNNGMELLEKVGLQNRFHHYPSQLSGGEQQRVALARAFSNKPSILFADEPTGNLDAETGEKVIQLLFQLNADAGTTLVIVTHDLELAAKTKHILRLKGGRIIANQETTAL
- a CDS encoding MepB family protein, which translates into the protein MTSNTYFTTILEEVYSLCGLKVSNHVREKESKEYEASSFQLNALYVVSRKAKITPKKIGQFVTLWKRNTDGETTPYEESDKADLFVINVQEGPHLGQFVFPKATLMDKGIVSHRKNEGKRGFRVYPPWSLPTNKTAQSTQKWQLEYFLEIGHHSKTDLAKAKALYLPN
- a CDS encoding D-2-hydroxyacid dehydrogenase, which gives rise to MKIVILDGYTLNPGDLSWEKLKKFGELTIYDRTEYDNDKIINAIGDAGIIFTNKTPLPKEVLDKVPSLKYIGVLATGYNVVDVDAAKDLGIVVTNVPGYGTTAVAQMTMALLLEMCHHVGEHNRAVKEGEWSKSKDFCFWNYPLIELDGKTMGIIGFGRIGQATAKLAQAFGMNILTSGSRKKPELESSTCKQVDLEELLAKSDVISLHCPLTPETEGIVNASNISKMKHGAMIINTSRGQLIVEQDLKEALDNGKLAGAALDVVSKEPIDKDNPLLDANNCIITPHIAWASKESRDRLLNTALENLEAFLKGSPINVVNN
- a CDS encoding ABC transporter permease; translation: MAWRDGKASRRKLFLFMASIIMGIAAVVSIQSFGDNLKKNISLQSKSLMGADFIIDSRNPPNERVEKILDSLGGANAKEINFPSMAAFIKTGASKLVQVRGIEGGFPFYGILETVPISAADNYQQNGGALVDATVMLQYNLQAGDSIKIGEVTFPISGSLKSIPGSSGLFSSVAPPVVIPYRFIKETGLIQKGSRLDYEYYFFQPDTDLEALDKKLDPILDAEGADLDTHTSTSANLGRRYGNFGKFLNLVAFIALLLGCIGIASAINIYIKEKLRSVAVLKCLGATKKQTFLIYLLQIAVLGLIGGAIGTVFGIILQQIFPLLLGDLLPVDVQLSLAPKAIAMGLLLGLFMSILFALYPLMGTLYVSPLQALRVQEVDSSRSRKGLILVSLAILTFLFLFSYWLLKDWKYSLSFVAGIVVTFAIMAGLSAFAMKAIKKYFPTSWGFTARHSLSNLFRPQNQTLTLVLAIGIGTFLISTLYFTKDFLLAKSSMGTDANSPNIILLDIQTEQKEAVANTIRRDGHPVLTDIPIVTMRVNSIEGKSVNEIRKDTTSTINQWILNHEFRVTYRDSLISSEKLEFGEWVNKVTSMEKIPISVSDNFARDAKVEVGDKLSFNVQGVIMNTVVASIRTVDWGRMQLNFSVVFPLGILEEAPQFTVLTTNVPDESASAKLQKELVKVFPNVSILDIRQILVVIEGLLDKISWIINFMAFFSILTGIIVLMGAVRTSKYQRIRESVLLRTIGAKSNQILKIVALEYLYLGVLGGSSGILLSLVSSQLLAFFVFESAFTPSLFPFLVLFPGITLLVLLIGLTNSRSVIKSPPLEVLRKEAR
- a CDS encoding HpcH/HpaI aldolase family protein yields the protein MALDLKQKLNSGQNIYGTCILSTSPIWSKVVKGTGLDFVFLDTEHVPLDRTELTFLCQVYSAHGMSPIVRLPSPDPYAACMAKDAGAVGVLAPYIENIGQVQQMVGATKYRPLKGERLENILTGKEELSPVLKSYLDNFNQDSLCLINIESTIAVQRLDALLSVPGLDGIVIGPHDLSINMGLPEQYDHHDFEKTVKEIIHKARAKGLAAGIHFPAHPEYQIKWVKEGANIVLHSSDMRLFSQKLSEDLSNIKKAVGDSHNLSTGSDLAI
- a CDS encoding metallophosphoesterase family protein, with protein sequence MEDKKKDLGGRRKFLLQSGLAAVAIPFTQISCQGSSEKEATEENGDSFEFAFLTDIHIKPEMNAPKGFQMAIDKVNKLNPDFVITGGDLVYDTMRGNFDQSESLFTLYKDMSKGFNMPVYNCIGNHDLFAIYEESPESEDHPDYKYGMWERHFGDTYYSFDHKGWHFITLNSLDVTENKRYQGIFHEKQLEWLKEDIAKLDKSTPIIITTHIPMICTYSQLNGSEGSRTVNNASDVFKILEGHNLKLVLQGHIHWKEYGFINDRFHFLTGGSIAGNGWKGRRHNTKEGFVKIKISGNDFSWEYVDYGWEAERLKLAENNI
- a CDS encoding arylesterase; this encodes MILILILYPMRTLLRFSYLLIIFFTSCGNMATKKADAEGKKENAVESKLETKSESKVILFFGNSLTAGMGLDPNEAFPALIQEKVDSLQLAYKVVNAGLSGETTASGKNRLGWVLNSDIDVFVLELGANDGLRGISLEETRRNLQEIIDVVKQKNPNTTIILAGMQIPPNMGQDYTSEFRDIFPDLAKKNKIGLIPFLLEDVAGNPELNQPDGIHPTAEGQKIIANNIWPIIAKTITE